A genomic segment from Bosea sp. OAE506 encodes:
- a CDS encoding IS3 family transposase — protein sequence MARHRTHSIDLKRQVAQDYLAGETLHSLARRHDQSRNLVRIGIQKFEAGAFDNEAGSGDRVPKAGSEARTKAEKRDYIRRHRPRGISVAEGCRLLGIARSTYYDKPATRIDDTALVETMATISDSFEAYGYRRMQAALRHRGFVVNHKNIRRLMREHGLQPRRRRRYIATTDGDHELLIFPNLAKDIVPDGPNQLWVADITYVAITAGFVCVAVMLDAWSRMVVGYAIGRSIDVRLTLAALRSAIEKRKPPPGCVHHTDCGSQYAAGRDRQALAEHSFVGSMKRRGNPYDNAKAESFMKTLKVKAVYLMAYETFENVGADLP from the coding sequence ATGGCCCGACACCGCACCCATAGCATCGATTTGAAACGCCAGGTGGCACAGGATTACCTGGCCGGCGAGACGCTCCACAGCCTCGCACGCCGGCACGACCAGTCACGCAACCTGGTCCGGATCGGAATCCAGAAGTTTGAGGCTGGCGCCTTCGACAACGAGGCAGGCTCTGGAGATCGAGTTCCTAAAGCGGGCTCTGAAGCACGGACCAAGGCTGAGAAGCGGGACTACATCCGTCGTCACCGGCCCCGCGGCATCTCCGTCGCAGAAGGATGTCGGCTGCTGGGGATCGCGCGCTCGACCTATTACGACAAGCCGGCCACCCGCATCGACGATACGGCGCTCGTCGAGACGATGGCGACGATCTCCGACAGCTTCGAGGCATATGGCTACCGCCGGATGCAGGCAGCACTGCGGCACCGCGGCTTTGTCGTTAATCATAAGAATATCCGACGCCTGATGCGCGAGCATGGTCTTCAGCCGCGTCGGCGTCGGCGCTATATCGCCACCACCGATGGCGATCACGAACTGCTCATCTTCCCGAACCTGGCAAAGGATATCGTGCCGGATGGGCCGAACCAGCTCTGGGTGGCAGATATCACCTACGTCGCGATCACCGCGGGTTTCGTCTGCGTTGCCGTCATGCTCGACGCTTGGTCGCGCATGGTCGTCGGCTATGCCATCGGTCGCTCGATTGACGTCAGGCTAACGCTGGCCGCCCTGCGGTCCGCCATCGAAAAGCGAAAGCCGCCACCCGGCTGCGTGCATCACACCGACTGCGGGTCGCAATACGCGGCTGGACGCGACCGGCAGGCCCTCGCCGAACATAGTTTCGTCGGGTCGATGAAGCGTCGCGGCAATCCATATGATAACGCCAAGGCCGAGAGCTTCATGAAAACGCTCAAGGTCAAGGCCGTCTATCTGATGGCCTACGAGACCTTCGAGAACGTCGGAGCCGACCTTCCGTGA
- a CDS encoding phosphomannomutase, with translation MTSLKFGTSGLRGLVSELVGLPAYSHVRAFCAMIAEDGAAGPGGEVLIGRDLRSSSPLIAAQCARAVADAGLVPIDCGAVPTPALALASLQGRAPAIMVTGSHIPDDRNGLKFYRSQGEIDKADEGRILAHHAALNLSAVPAEAATPDSLDALSAYRARYVDFFGPAALDGLTVGVYQHSAVGRDVLCEILAALGAKPVALGRSDRFIPVDTEALRPEDVALAAGWARESRLDAIVSTDGDADRPLVADEAGRFLRGDLVGALTASFLGADAIVTPVTSNSALDRPGLFPKVVRTRVGSPYVIAGMGQAAADGAACVVGFEANGGVLLGSDVERGGRRLAALPTRDAVLPILAVLTGVAEAGAPLSRLAAERKFAVALSDRLQEVPQEKTAALIARLDAEDPAFRNASFAAHGGVAARDRRDGLRLTLGDGNTVHFRASGNAPELRVYVEAMDQAAAGPLLAKGLALAQQAMDSSSVW, from the coding sequence ATGACCAGCCTGAAATTCGGAACCTCCGGCCTGCGAGGCCTTGTCTCCGAACTGGTCGGTCTGCCCGCCTACAGCCATGTCCGCGCGTTCTGCGCGATGATCGCTGAGGACGGCGCGGCCGGTCCCGGCGGCGAGGTGCTGATCGGGCGCGATCTGCGCTCCTCCAGCCCGCTGATCGCCGCACAATGCGCGCGGGCGGTCGCCGATGCGGGGCTGGTCCCGATCGATTGCGGTGCTGTGCCGACACCGGCCCTGGCGCTGGCGTCGCTGCAGGGCCGCGCGCCGGCGATCATGGTCACCGGCAGCCATATCCCGGATGATCGAAACGGGCTGAAATTCTACCGGAGCCAGGGCGAGATCGACAAAGCCGATGAAGGGCGCATCCTCGCCCATCACGCGGCATTGAACCTCTCCGCGGTGCCCGCCGAAGCCGCGACACCCGACAGTCTCGATGCGCTCTCGGCCTATCGGGCCCGCTATGTCGATTTCTTCGGGCCCGCGGCGCTGGATGGCCTTACCGTCGGCGTCTATCAGCACTCCGCCGTGGGGCGCGATGTGCTGTGCGAGATTCTGGCGGCGCTGGGCGCGAAGCCCGTGGCGCTCGGCCGATCGGACCGGTTCATTCCCGTCGATACGGAGGCGCTGCGGCCCGAAGATGTCGCGCTCGCAGCCGGCTGGGCGCGCGAAAGCCGGCTCGATGCCATCGTCTCGACCGATGGCGACGCCGATCGGCCGCTCGTCGCCGATGAAGCCGGCCGCTTCCTGCGCGGCGATCTCGTCGGCGCGCTGACGGCCAGTTTTCTGGGCGCGGACGCGATCGTCACGCCCGTCACCTCGAACTCGGCGCTGGACCGGCCGGGTCTGTTCCCGAAGGTCGTCCGGACGCGTGTCGGCTCGCCCTATGTGATCGCCGGCATGGGGCAGGCGGCGGCCGATGGCGCGGCCTGCGTCGTCGGCTTCGAGGCCAATGGCGGCGTGCTGCTCGGCTCAGATGTCGAGCGCGGCGGGCGCCGTCTCGCCGCCCTGCCGACGCGTGACGCGGTGCTGCCGATCCTCGCGGTGCTGACCGGCGTGGCGGAAGCCGGCGCGCCGCTGAGCCGCCTTGCCGCCGAGCGCAAATTCGCCGTCGCGCTGTCGGACCGCCTGCAGGAGGTGCCGCAGGAGAAGACCGCGGCGCTGATCGCGCGGCTCGATGCCGAGGACCCGGCCTTCCGCAATGCAAGCTTCGCCGCGCATGGCGGCGTCGCGGCGCGTGATCGGCGCGACGGCCTGCGCCTCACCCTGGGCGACGGCAACACCGTCCATTTCCGCGCCTCCGGCAACGCGCCCGAACTGCGCGTCTATGTCGAGGCGATGGACCAGGCAGCGGCGGGCCCTCTGCTGGCCAAAGGGCTGGCTCTTGCGCAGCAGGCGATGGATAGCTCGAGCGTATGGTAA
- a CDS encoding mannose-1-phosphate guanylyltransferase/mannose-6-phosphate isomerase, whose amino-acid sequence MMSKIVPVVMCGGAGTRLWPVSRDTMPKQFIPLLGEVSTFQRIMRLLSDGAVFGRPIVVTNAEYRFTVLDQLQAIGVSAQIVLEPTRRDSAAAVATATQLALAADDHAVVGVFAADHVVQDGALFVETCRRAGDVAAEGRIVTIGIPPTHPATGYGYIRPGEAIGEAARAVAAFVEKPDAPTAAQYLLDGYFWNSGNFIFDAATMKAELEAFEPDVVGPVVEAVAQARNDLDFLVLDAAAFGRAKKISIDYAVMERTKKAAVLPGHFGWSDVGGWSAVWDLADKDGEGNAIEGRGYVLEGANNLIRSEDALVAVIGLDDIAVVSTRDAVLVTPKARADKVKDMVALITARGESEAGAHREVQRPWGRYLSIDLGIRHQVKRITVKPGGVLSLQKHFHRAEHWVVVRGTAEVTRNDETIVVHENESIYLPIGCVHRMANPGKIPLEIIEVQVGSYLGEDDIVRIEDIYRRS is encoded by the coding sequence ATGATGTCGAAAATCGTTCCTGTCGTGATGTGCGGCGGCGCAGGCACGCGCCTTTGGCCGGTCTCGCGCGACACCATGCCCAAGCAGTTCATTCCGCTCCTCGGAGAGGTCTCGACCTTCCAGCGGATCATGCGCCTGCTCTCGGACGGCGCGGTCTTCGGGCGCCCGATCGTGGTGACCAATGCAGAGTACCGCTTCACGGTGCTCGACCAGCTGCAGGCGATCGGCGTCAGCGCCCAGATCGTGCTGGAGCCGACGCGGCGGGACTCGGCCGCCGCGGTCGCGACGGCGACGCAGCTCGCGCTCGCGGCCGATGACCATGCGGTGGTCGGCGTCTTCGCGGCCGACCACGTCGTTCAGGACGGCGCGCTCTTCGTCGAGACCTGCCGCCGGGCGGGCGATGTCGCGGCTGAAGGACGGATCGTCACCATCGGCATTCCTCCCACCCATCCCGCGACCGGCTATGGCTATATTCGGCCGGGCGAGGCGATCGGCGAGGCGGCGCGTGCGGTGGCCGCCTTCGTCGAGAAGCCCGATGCCCCAACGGCCGCGCAATATCTCCTCGACGGTTATTTCTGGAACTCGGGCAACTTCATCTTCGACGCGGCGACGATGAAGGCCGAGCTCGAGGCCTTCGAGCCGGATGTCGTCGGCCCCGTCGTCGAGGCGGTCGCCCAGGCTCGCAACGATCTCGATTTCCTTGTGCTCGACGCGGCCGCCTTCGGGCGCGCCAAGAAGATTTCGATCGACTATGCCGTGATGGAGCGGACCAAGAAGGCCGCCGTCCTGCCCGGGCATTTCGGCTGGTCGGATGTTGGCGGCTGGTCGGCCGTCTGGGATCTCGCCGACAAGGATGGCGAGGGCAATGCCATCGAAGGACGCGGCTATGTCCTCGAAGGCGCCAACAACCTCATCCGCTCCGAAGATGCGCTGGTCGCGGTGATCGGCCTCGACGACATCGCCGTCGTCTCGACCCGCGACGCCGTGCTCGTCACGCCCAAGGCCCGCGCCGACAAGGTCAAGGACATGGTGGCGCTGATCACCGCCCGCGGCGAATCCGAGGCCGGAGCCCATCGCGAGGTCCAGCGCCCCTGGGGTCGCTACCTGTCGATCGATCTCGGCATCCGCCATCAGGTCAAGCGCATCACGGTGAAGCCGGGCGGCGTCCTCTCGCTCCAGAAGCATTTCCACCGCGCCGAGCATTGGGTCGTGGTCCGCGGCACGGCGGAGGTCACGCGCAACGACGAGACCATCGTCGTGCACGAAAACGAGTCGATCTATCTGCCGATCGGCTGCGTTCACCGCATGGCCAATCCGGGCAAGATCCCGCTGGAGATCATCGAGGTCCAGGTCGGTTCCTATCTGGGCGAGGACGACATCGTCCGCATCGAAGACATCTACAGGCGGTCGTGA
- a CDS encoding HAD family phosphatase: MPTAVFDVGNVLVRWDPFRVYREMIPDEAKRHWFLQNVCTAAWNLEQDRGRSWEEGVALLVASHPEWEAQIRAYDERWHEAVPGMIEDSVAVLEDLKARGEKVYAITNFSREKWAECLIRFPFLQSFDGVVVSAHERVIKPDPAIYQILFERYDLAPQDCIFIDDSAKNIETARSLGMQGIHFVEPIDLRAELGRCGLAV; the protein is encoded by the coding sequence ATGCCTACCGCAGTCTTCGATGTCGGCAATGTCCTCGTCCGCTGGGACCCGTTCCGGGTCTATCGCGAGATGATCCCCGACGAGGCGAAGCGTCACTGGTTCCTGCAGAACGTCTGCACCGCAGCCTGGAATCTGGAGCAGGATCGCGGCCGCAGCTGGGAGGAGGGCGTGGCGCTGCTGGTCGCCAGCCATCCCGAATGGGAAGCGCAGATCCGCGCCTATGACGAGCGCTGGCACGAGGCGGTTCCGGGCATGATCGAAGACAGCGTCGCGGTGCTGGAGGACCTCAAGGCCCGCGGCGAGAAGGTCTATGCGATCACCAATTTCTCGCGCGAGAAATGGGCCGAGTGCCTGATCCGCTTTCCCTTCCTGCAAAGCTTCGACGGTGTCGTCGTCTCGGCCCATGAGCGCGTGATCAAGCCGGATCCGGCGATCTACCAGATCCTCTTCGAGCGCTACGATCTTGCGCCGCAGGACTGCATCTTCATCGACGACAGCGCCAAGAACATCGAGACTGCCCGGTCGCTCGGGATGCAGGGCATCCATTTCGTCGAGCCGATCGATCTGAGGGCGGAGCTCGGGAGATGCGGCCTGGCGGTCTGA
- a CDS encoding protein-methionine-sulfoxide reductase heme-binding subunit MsrQ, which yields MNGWLPWLDRQGRLSGLRLGVFLLVLLPALILAAEAWTGQLGSKPWTRAVHDTGTWAVRLLLVTLAVSPLRRILDWGKLIGVRRMLGLSVLAYASAHLALYCIDLAFDWGLIVSEIVKRFYLVVGITALAGLVALGMTSTDGMIRRMGARRWQSLHNLVYPVMLLALLHFALQSKIDVTQPVLMSGLFGLLMVYRGLERLKVALTPPVLVAAALMTGLATALCETAWYAFATGASAWLVFQANGDILIYQDLASLRPGHWVALAGLAIAAVGAFRHRRADRPRRGRSPQAAGVAR from the coding sequence ATGAACGGATGGTTGCCATGGCTGGACCGGCAGGGACGCCTGTCAGGCCTGCGGCTCGGCGTCTTCCTGCTCGTGCTGCTGCCGGCGCTAATCCTGGCGGCGGAGGCCTGGACCGGCCAGCTCGGCTCGAAGCCCTGGACGCGTGCCGTGCACGACACCGGCACCTGGGCGGTGCGGCTGCTGCTGGTGACGCTCGCCGTCTCGCCGCTGCGGCGCATCCTCGACTGGGGCAAGCTGATCGGCGTGCGGCGGATGCTCGGGCTCTCCGTGCTGGCCTATGCGAGCGCGCATCTGGCGCTCTACTGCATCGACCTCGCCTTCGACTGGGGGCTGATCGTCTCCGAGATCGTCAAGCGCTTCTATCTGGTCGTCGGCATCACCGCGCTGGCCGGACTGGTCGCGCTCGGCATGACCTCGACCGACGGCATGATCCGGCGCATGGGCGCGCGTCGCTGGCAGAGCCTGCACAATCTCGTCTACCCCGTCATGCTGCTGGCGCTGCTGCATTTCGCGCTGCAGTCGAAAATCGACGTGACGCAGCCCGTGCTGATGAGCGGACTCTTCGGCCTGCTGATGGTCTATCGCGGGCTGGAGCGGCTCAAGGTCGCCCTGACGCCGCCGGTGCTGGTGGCCGCCGCGCTCATGACAGGACTCGCCACGGCGCTGTGCGAAACCGCCTGGTATGCCTTCGCGACGGGGGCCTCCGCCTGGCTGGTCTTCCAGGCCAATGGCGACATTCTCATCTATCAGGATCTGGCTTCGCTGCGCCCCGGCCATTGGGTTGCGCTTGCGGGGCTCGCGATCGCCGCAGTGGGCGCCTTCCGCCACCGCCGGGCGGACCGCCCCCGCCGGGGTCGCAGCCCCCAGGCGGCGGGCGTCGCCCGGTGA
- a CDS encoding MFS transporter translates to MPDDPHAQPVADVARAELAAEGVEPASERNSLFVPLRQPIFRAVWIASLASNFGGLVQMVGASWMMTAIADSPDMVALVQASTTLPVMLFSLTAGAIADNYDRRRIMLTAQGFLLAVSVLLAAAAWLDLMTPWLLLGFTFLIGCGTALNNPAWQSSVGDMVPRRDVPAAVTLNSVAFNIARSVGPAIGGAIVAAAGAVAAFVLNAFSYIALITVLARWRPPKVERVLPRETLLIAMGAGVRYVAMSPNIRSVILRAFAYGFGGIVALALLPLIARDLVQGGPLVFGILLGAFGAGAVVGAFLSARLRRMLSTESLVRATFGANALAAALVGISTTMWLTLPALAVAGACWVMTLSTFNATVQLSAPRWVVGRALAIYQMAAFGGMAGGSWVWGQAVLHYGPEQALLLAAFSLLAGAALGFRYRLPPLEALNLDPLSRWREPKVAVDIEPRSGPVIVTIEWLIREEDVVEFLKAMAERRRIRRRDGARHWTLLRDLTDPELWIERYDTPTWVEYVRQAQRITQADAEITDRVRALHKGPNPPVVHRMIEREPATLPRGLPPQQSREDGPGHPG, encoded by the coding sequence ATGCCAGACGATCCTCACGCCCAGCCGGTAGCCGACGTCGCCAGGGCGGAGCTCGCCGCGGAGGGTGTCGAGCCGGCATCCGAGCGCAACTCGCTCTTCGTGCCGCTGCGCCAGCCGATCTTCCGGGCGGTCTGGATCGCCAGCCTGGCCTCGAATTTCGGCGGGCTGGTGCAGATGGTCGGCGCCTCCTGGATGATGACGGCGATCGCGGATTCGCCCGACATGGTCGCCCTCGTCCAGGCCTCGACCACGCTGCCGGTGATGCTGTTCTCGCTGACCGCCGGCGCGATCGCCGACAATTACGACCGAAGGCGGATCATGCTGACGGCGCAGGGCTTCCTGCTGGCGGTGTCCGTCCTGCTCGCGGCCGCCGCCTGGCTCGACCTGATGACGCCCTGGCTGCTGCTCGGCTTCACCTTCCTGATCGGCTGCGGCACGGCGCTGAACAACCCGGCCTGGCAATCCTCGGTCGGGGATATGGTGCCGCGGCGCGACGTGCCGGCCGCGGTGACGCTGAACAGCGTCGCCTTCAACATCGCCCGCAGCGTGGGCCCGGCGATCGGCGGCGCGATCGTCGCGGCAGCCGGGGCGGTCGCGGCCTTCGTCCTCAACGCCTTCAGCTATATCGCGCTGATCACGGTGCTGGCCCGCTGGCGCCCGCCCAAGGTCGAGCGCGTGCTGCCGCGCGAGACGCTGCTGATCGCGATGGGCGCCGGCGTGCGCTATGTCGCGATGTCGCCCAACATCCGCAGCGTCATCCTGCGCGCATTTGCCTATGGCTTCGGCGGCATTGTGGCGCTGGCGCTGCTGCCGCTGATCGCGCGCGACCTCGTCCAGGGCGGGCCGCTGGTGTTTGGCATCCTGCTCGGCGCCTTCGGGGCCGGCGCGGTGGTCGGCGCCTTCCTGAGCGCAAGGCTGCGCCGGATGCTCTCGACCGAATCGCTGGTGCGGGCGACCTTCGGCGCCAATGCGCTTGCCGCCGCGCTCGTCGGCATCAGCACGACGATGTGGCTGACGCTGCCGGCGTTGGCGGTGGCCGGCGCCTGCTGGGTGATGACGCTCTCCACCTTCAACGCGACGGTGCAGCTCTCGGCACCGCGCTGGGTGGTGGGCCGGGCGCTGGCGATCTACCAGATGGCGGCCTTTGGCGGCATGGCAGGTGGCAGCTGGGTCTGGGGCCAGGCGGTGCTGCATTACGGGCCGGAGCAGGCCCTGCTGCTCGCCGCCTTCTCCCTGCTGGCCGGCGCCGCGCTCGGGTTCCGCTACAGGCTGCCCCCGCTGGAGGCGCTCAATCTCGACCCGCTCAGCCGCTGGCGCGAGCCGAAGGTCGCCGTCGACATCGAGCCCCGCAGCGGCCCGGTAATCGTCACCATCGAATGGCTGATCCGCGAGGAGGACGTGGTCGAATTCCTCAAGGCGATGGCCGAGCGCCGCCGCATCCGCCGCCGCGATGGCGCGCGGCACTGGACCCTGCTGCGCGACCTGACCGATCCGGAGCTCTGGATCGAGCGCTACGACACGCCGACCTGGGTCGAGTATGTGCGGCAGGCGCAACGCATCACCCAGGCTGATGCCGAGATCACCGACAGGGTGCGCGCCCTGCACAAGGGACCCAATCCGCCCGTCGTCCACCGGATGATCGAGCGCGAGCCGGCGACGCTGCCGCGTGGCCTGCCGCCTCAGCAGAGCCGGGAGGACGGGCCGGGACATCCAGGGTGA
- a CDS encoding undecaprenyl-diphosphate phosphatase: protein MENLFEALILGIVEGLTEFLPVSSTGHLLLLGHFLGFESNGKSFEVLVQLGAILAITLVYFRRLLDIALRLPSDPAARRFVLGVLVAFLPAALIGALLHGFIKGVLFNPVIVCCTLIAGGLILLVVDDLELEEKHQDATTFPLAMYLKIGLIQCLAMVPGVSRSGSTIVGAMLLGASKRAAAEFSFFLAMPTMAGAFAYDLLKNYKTLTVDDVTLIAVGFVAAFVAALIVVRSFLDFVSKRGFAPFAWWRIVVGLFGLAGLWIHG from the coding sequence ATGGAAAACCTGTTCGAGGCGCTGATCCTCGGCATCGTCGAGGGGCTCACCGAGTTCCTGCCGGTGTCCTCGACCGGCCATCTGCTGCTGCTCGGCCATTTCCTCGGCTTCGAGTCGAACGGGAAATCCTTCGAGGTCCTCGTCCAGCTCGGCGCCATCCTGGCGATCACACTGGTCTATTTCCGCCGCCTGCTCGACATCGCGCTGCGCCTCCCGAGCGACCCGGCCGCGCGGCGCTTCGTGCTGGGCGTGCTCGTCGCCTTCCTGCCGGCGGCGCTGATCGGCGCCCTGCTGCACGGCTTCATCAAGGGCGTCCTGTTCAACCCGGTCATCGTCTGCTGCACGCTGATCGCCGGCGGCCTCATCCTGCTGGTCGTCGACGATCTGGAGCTTGAGGAGAAGCACCAGGACGCCACCACCTTTCCGCTCGCGATGTATCTGAAGATCGGGCTGATCCAGTGCCTGGCGATGGTGCCCGGCGTCTCCCGCTCGGGCTCGACCATCGTCGGCGCCATGCTGCTGGGCGCGAGCAAGCGCGCGGCGGCGGAGTTTTCCTTCTTCCTGGCCATGCCCACCATGGCGGGTGCCTTCGCCTACGACCTGCTCAAGAACTACAAGACCCTGACGGTCGACGACGTCACGCTGATTGCAGTCGGCTTCGTCGCAGCCTTCGTCGCGGCCCTGATCGTGGTCCGCAGCTTCCTCGATTTCGTTTCGAAGCGCGGCTTCGCCCCCTTCGCCTGGTGGCGCATCGTGGTCGGCCTGTTCGGTCTGGCCGGGCTCTGGATCCACGGCTGA
- a CDS encoding glutathione S-transferase family protein codes for MATLHHYPLCPHSRFIRLVLGEFGLEATLVEERVWERRREFLEMNPAGTTPVFREENGLAVPGAGPIAEYLDETRGLALAERRLLPEGPGQRVEVRRLLDWFSLKFNEEITAPLVLEKVMKRFMGREEGGGPPEMSAIRAARSNVRYHLRYIAWLTAKRNWLAGSELSYADLAAAAHLSCVDYLGDVPWDEDEAARAWYARIKSRPSFRPLLSDRVPGMAPSAHYDDLDF; via the coding sequence ATGGCGACGCTTCACCACTATCCGCTATGCCCGCATTCGCGCTTCATCCGTCTCGTGCTCGGGGAGTTCGGCCTCGAGGCCACGCTCGTCGAGGAGCGGGTCTGGGAACGGCGGCGCGAATTTCTCGAGATGAACCCGGCCGGCACGACGCCGGTGTTCCGCGAGGAAAACGGGCTGGCCGTGCCCGGCGCCGGCCCCATCGCCGAATATCTCGACGAGACGCGCGGGCTGGCGCTGGCCGAGCGCCGGCTCCTGCCGGAGGGGCCTGGCCAGCGTGTCGAGGTGCGCCGCCTGCTGGACTGGTTCTCGCTGAAATTCAACGAGGAGATCACCGCCCCGCTCGTGCTGGAGAAGGTGATGAAGCGCTTCATGGGCCGCGAGGAAGGTGGCGGCCCGCCCGAGATGAGCGCCATCCGCGCGGCCCGTTCCAATGTGCGCTATCATCTGCGCTACATCGCCTGGCTGACGGCCAAGCGGAACTGGCTGGCCGGCTCCGAGCTGAGCTATGCCGACCTCGCCGCGGCGGCGCATCTCTCCTGCGTCGACTATCTCGGCGACGTGCCCTGGGACGAGGATGAAGCGGCGCGCGCATGGTATGCGAGGATCAAGTCGAGGCCGAGCTTCCGGCCGCTGCTGAGCGACCGGGTGCCGGGGATGGCGCCGAGCGCCCATTACGACGACCTCGACTTCTGA
- the queG gene encoding tRNA epoxyqueuosine(34) reductase QueG — protein sequence MVCEDQVEAELPAAAERPGAGDGAERPLRRPRLLKPERLKQAVVARALAEGFSVARVASVDSIPEAPGRLALWLEQGHQGEMAWMEERTDQRAAPRRLWSEARSVVMLGMSYAPEGDPLAALAHPDKAAISLYARRRDYHDVIKGKLKSVAGLLAAQSGADVKVFVDTAPVMEKPLAQAAGLGWQGKHTVLVSREHGSWLFLGAIYTTAELPVDAPESDHCGSCRRCLEICPTDAFPAPYQLDSRRCIAYLTIEHPGHIDPALRPGIGNRVFGCDDCLAVCPWNKFAKAARETRLSLRDGLDARPLDDLARLDDAAFRTLFAGTPVKRTGRDRFIRNVLIAIGNSGRPALAASAVALLADPSPLVRAMAVWALIRLDPPQARTLAGRAFAMEKDEEVRREWLALPPDTDAAS from the coding sequence ATGGTATGCGAGGATCAAGTCGAGGCCGAGCTTCCGGCCGCTGCTGAGCGACCGGGTGCCGGGGATGGCGCCGAGCGCCCATTACGACGACCTCGACTTCTGAAGCCCGAGCGCCTCAAGCAGGCGGTCGTTGCCCGCGCCCTCGCGGAGGGCTTTTCCGTCGCCCGCGTGGCCTCGGTCGACTCGATCCCCGAGGCGCCCGGCCGGCTCGCGCTCTGGCTGGAGCAGGGTCACCAGGGCGAGATGGCCTGGATGGAAGAGCGCACGGACCAGCGCGCCGCGCCACGCCGGCTCTGGAGCGAAGCCCGCTCGGTCGTGATGCTCGGCATGAGCTATGCGCCCGAGGGCGATCCACTGGCGGCGCTCGCCCATCCCGACAAGGCGGCGATCTCGCTCTATGCGCGCCGGCGCGACTATCACGACGTGATCAAGGGCAAGCTCAAGAGCGTCGCCGGCTTGCTCGCCGCCCAGAGTGGCGCCGACGTCAAGGTCTTCGTCGACACCGCGCCGGTGATGGAGAAGCCGCTGGCGCAGGCGGCGGGACTCGGCTGGCAGGGCAAGCACACGGTCCTGGTCTCGCGCGAGCACGGCTCCTGGCTCTTCCTCGGCGCGATCTACACTACCGCCGAGCTGCCCGTCGACGCGCCCGAGAGCGACCATTGCGGCTCCTGCCGGCGCTGCCTCGAGATCTGCCCGACAGACGCTTTTCCCGCGCCCTACCAGCTCGATTCGCGCCGTTGCATCGCCTATCTGACGATCGAGCATCCCGGCCATATCGACCCTGCTCTGCGGCCGGGCATCGGCAACCGCGTCTTCGGCTGCGACGACTGCCTCGCCGTCTGCCCCTGGAACAAGTTCGCCAAGGCGGCACGCGAGACGAGGCTTTCGCTGCGCGATGGGCTCGATGCACGTCCGCTGGACGACCTCGCCCGTCTCGACGACGCGGCCTTCCGCACGCTCTTCGCTGGCACGCCGGTGAAGCGCACCGGGCGCGACCGCTTCATCCGCAATGTGCTGATCGCGATCGGCAACAGCGGCCGTCCCGCGCTTGCGGCGAGCGCCGTGGCGCTGCTGGCCGACCCCTCGCCGCTCGTGCGGGCGATGGCGGTCTGGGCGCTGATCCGGCTCGATCCGCCGCAGGCCCGGACGCTTGCAGGCCGAGCGTTCGCGATGGAAAAGGACGAGGAGGTGCGCCGCGAATGGCTGGCGCTCCCGCCTGATACGGATGCCGCCTCATGA
- a CDS encoding SDR family oxidoreductase, translated as MKLLILGVGYSAGFFAREALARGWEVTGTVRSAEKAGRLSQEGIRTLVFDGFAVSSPLATAIAEAEAVLVSVQPAEAGDPALDRLGSLLAAAPSLRWIGYLSTIGVYGDHGGAWIDEGTAPRPSFRSQLRLQIERDWLALGERTGKAVQIFRLSGIYGPGRNPIVKLRTGTATRLVKPGQVFNRIHVDDIAGVLMASIAAPRPGAVYNVTDDEPAPPQDVVVHAAALSGLTPPPETPFDPAKLSPMAASFYGENKRVSNALVKREFGYAFRYATYREALPVLLAGGD; from the coding sequence ATGAAGCTCCTGATCCTCGGCGTCGGCTATTCCGCCGGCTTCTTTGCCCGCGAGGCGCTGGCGCGCGGCTGGGAGGTGACCGGCACGGTGCGGTCGGCCGAGAAGGCCGGGCGGCTGAGCCAGGAGGGCATTCGTACGCTCGTCTTCGACGGTTTCGCCGTCTCATCGCCGCTGGCGACGGCGATCGCGGAGGCCGAGGCCGTCCTGGTCTCGGTTCAGCCGGCGGAAGCCGGCGACCCCGCGCTCGACCGGCTGGGCAGCCTGCTCGCGGCGGCGCCATCGCTGCGCTGGATCGGCTATCTCTCGACCATCGGGGTCTATGGCGACCATGGCGGCGCCTGGATCGACGAGGGGACCGCGCCGCGGCCGAGCTTCCGCTCGCAGCTGCGCCTGCAGATCGAGCGCGACTGGCTGGCGCTGGGCGAGCGGACCGGCAAGGCCGTGCAGATCTTCCGGCTCTCGGGCATCTATGGGCCCGGCCGCAACCCGATCGTGAAGCTGCGGACCGGCACCGCGACGCGGCTGGTCAAGCCCGGACAGGTGTTCAACCGCATCCATGTCGACGACATCGCCGGCGTGCTGATGGCCTCGATCGCCGCACCGCGCCCGGGTGCGGTCTACAATGTCACCGATGATGAGCCGGCCCCGCCCCAGGACGTGGTGGTCCATGCCGCGGCACTGTCGGGGCTGACGCCGCCACCCGAGACGCCGTTCGATCCGGCGAAGCTCTCCCCCATGGCGGCAAGCTTCTATGGCGAGAACAAGCGTGTCTCGAACGCGCTGGTGAAGCGCGAATTCGGCTACGCCTTCCGGTATGCGACTTATCGCGAGGCGCTGCCGGTGCTGCTGGCCGGCGGGGACTGA